In Hallerella succinigenes, the following are encoded in one genomic region:
- the guaB gene encoding IMP dehydrogenase → MKLLPEALTFDDVLLVPAESSVLPAETDVSTQLAPNIKLNIPIISAAMDTVTTAPLAISLALQGGLGIIHKNMSVEAQAEEVRKVKRWQSGIVTNPVTLDADQPVSAAFELRARNKVSGFPILSKGKLVGMLTSRDLRTVSDMNVKIRTIMTKNPVTASPKVSLAKAKEILAEKRIEKLPLVDASGALKGLITMTDILKRENNPNASLDKNGQLLVGAAVSTSANTLERVAALVEAGVDLLIIDTAHGHHIGVRNMVKTVRKKYPKLTICAGNVCTPEAVAELAKCGANIVKVGIGPGSICTTRIVAGVGYPQFSAVMECGKMARKVGVKIIADGGLKFSGDIVKALAAGGHAVMVGSLFAGTEEAPGEVILADGRSYKSYRGMGSLAAMKAGSADRYFQGGVQEPRKFVPEGIEGRVPYKGPLRDTVYQLIGGIHSAMGYAGAANLEELYKKATFVRITGAGLRESHPHDVTITKEAPNYRTGD, encoded by the coding sequence ATGAAACTTTTGCCTGAAGCTCTGACGTTTGATGACGTTCTGCTTGTCCCTGCTGAATCCTCCGTTTTGCCGGCTGAGACCGACGTGAGCACCCAGCTTGCTCCGAATATTAAACTTAATATTCCTATTATCAGCGCCGCCATGGACACGGTGACTACCGCGCCGCTCGCGATTTCTCTTGCATTGCAGGGCGGTCTTGGTATCATTCACAAGAACATGTCCGTTGAAGCCCAGGCCGAAGAAGTCCGCAAGGTCAAGCGGTGGCAGTCCGGTATTGTGACGAACCCGGTGACCCTCGATGCAGACCAGCCTGTTTCCGCAGCTTTTGAACTCCGCGCCCGTAACAAGGTGAGCGGATTCCCGATCCTTTCCAAGGGTAAGCTCGTGGGTATGCTCACCAGCCGTGACCTCCGCACGGTGAGCGACATGAATGTGAAGATTCGTACGATCATGACCAAGAATCCGGTGACGGCAAGCCCCAAGGTGAGCCTTGCCAAAGCGAAGGAAATCCTCGCTGAAAAGCGTATCGAAAAGCTCCCACTGGTGGATGCTTCCGGTGCCTTGAAGGGCTTGATTACCATGACGGACATCTTGAAGCGCGAAAACAACCCGAATGCGAGCCTCGACAAAAACGGCCAGTTGCTGGTGGGTGCCGCTGTCAGTACTTCTGCAAATACCCTTGAACGCGTGGCAGCCCTTGTTGAAGCGGGCGTCGACTTGTTAATTATTGATACGGCTCACGGCCACCACATCGGAGTGCGCAACATGGTGAAGACCGTTCGCAAGAAGTACCCGAAGCTCACCATTTGCGCCGGTAACGTCTGCACGCCTGAAGCGGTTGCGGAACTTGCCAAGTGCGGTGCCAATATCGTCAAAGTGGGTATCGGTCCTGGCTCTATCTGCACCACCCGTATCGTGGCCGGTGTGGGTTATCCGCAGTTCTCCGCTGTGATGGAATGCGGCAAGATGGCTCGCAAGGTGGGCGTGAAGATTATCGCCGACGGTGGCCTCAAGTTCTCTGGCGACATTGTGAAGGCTCTCGCTGCCGGTGGTCACGCCGTGATGGTGGGCTCGCTTTTTGCTGGTACCGAAGAAGCTCCGGGTGAAGTAATCTTGGCTGATGGCCGTAGTTACAAGAGCTATCGCGGTATGGGTTCTCTCGCTGCCATGAAGGCCGGCTCTGCAGACCGTTACTTCCAGGGTGGTGTTCAGGAACCGCGCAAGTTCGTTCCGGAAGGCATCGAAGGCCGTGTTCCGTATAAGGGACCTCTCCGCGACACCGTTTACCAGCTTATCGGAGGTATTCACTCCGCAATGGGTTATGCGGGTGCTGCAAACCTCGAAGAACTTTACAAAAAGGCAACGTTTGTGCGCATTACGGGCGCAGGCCTTCGCGAATCGCATCCGCATGATGTAACGATTACGAAGGAAGCTCCGAACTACCGCACGGGCGACTAA
- a CDS encoding tyrosine-type recombinase/integrase, translating to MALLSEHTENFCKYIALERRFSMQTVSTYQKSLAKFLQTLRPEAELKDFTIENIRTYVWQMRQKEDLAIASIDLHIACLKSFGSYLVRSHLLDSNPAEAVPMPKRPRRLVSFLSQKDLGEENFPEIENPTLPMVRARVLLELIYGSGLRISECQSLTWSRIDLSAKSVRALGKGSKERIVPLTQDLIRWLNTYKLKLADEGRFVSPHAPVFLNEHGQAYDVRTLRRDIHDLLRSIGWEGKASPHVLRHSFATHLLENGADLMSVKEMLGHSSLATTQVYTHVSAERLKEAFKKTHPRA from the coding sequence ATGGCTCTTCTTTCGGAACACACAGAAAACTTTTGCAAATACATCGCCTTGGAACGCCGATTTTCCATGCAAACGGTGAGCACATACCAAAAATCGCTCGCCAAATTTTTGCAGACCTTGCGCCCCGAAGCCGAGCTGAAAGATTTTACGATCGAAAACATCCGAACCTACGTCTGGCAGATGCGCCAAAAAGAAGACCTGGCGATTGCGAGTATCGATTTGCATATCGCTTGCCTCAAAAGTTTTGGCAGCTACCTTGTGCGCAGCCATCTGCTCGACAGCAATCCTGCAGAAGCTGTGCCCATGCCCAAGCGTCCCAGAAGGCTCGTCTCGTTTCTTTCCCAAAAGGATCTCGGCGAAGAAAATTTTCCGGAAATCGAAAATCCGACGCTTCCCATGGTCCGCGCCCGTGTATTGCTTGAACTCATTTACGGCTCGGGACTGCGCATTTCCGAATGCCAGAGCCTGACCTGGTCCCGCATTGATCTTTCTGCCAAATCCGTGCGCGCCTTGGGTAAGGGCTCCAAGGAACGCATTGTTCCGCTGACGCAAGACTTGATCCGTTGGCTGAATACATACAAATTAAAACTCGCCGATGAAGGCAGATTCGTGTCGCCACATGCGCCTGTCTTTTTGAACGAACACGGTCAAGCTTACGACGTGCGAACACTCCGCCGGGACATCCACGATTTACTTCGAAGCATCGGCTGGGAAGGCAAGGCAAGTCCGCACGTTCTGCGCCATAGCTTTGCCACGCACCTGCTCGAAAACGGTGCAGACCTGATGAGCGTCAAAGAAATGCTTGGGCATTCAAGCCTTGCGACAACACAGGTCTATACGCACGTCTCGGCGGAACGCTTAAAGGAAGCGTTCAAGAAGACGCATCCACGAGCGTGA
- a CDS encoding STAS domain-containing protein codes for MSELSNCRAVGLFDLVSAPVTPIGSFDAEQFKQDVKPLLEKGSSFIGVDTTGLDFLYSDACSAFCQVQQQLSEKHGAFAVLTDHDDVVTCLKKANLDKSIHIFRKEADMVAFSMKEDEAMHSPKSDAEEVVEVPTAKSNNRRETASMNSLRRRVTGRFTQSFNAIRKDTQKMEGSLENPFKEEKSSGAKWLWLGLGLVAVAAVAVVFVMNLHS; via the coding sequence ATGAGCGAATTAAGTAATTGTCGTGCAGTCGGTTTATTTGATTTGGTTTCTGCCCCCGTCACTCCGATCGGGTCTTTTGATGCGGAACAGTTTAAGCAAGACGTGAAGCCTTTGCTTGAAAAGGGTTCTTCTTTTATCGGTGTCGATACGACGGGTCTTGATTTTCTTTATAGCGATGCCTGCAGTGCATTTTGCCAGGTGCAGCAACAGCTTTCTGAAAAGCACGGCGCTTTTGCCGTCTTGACCGATCACGATGATGTTGTCACGTGCCTGAAAAAGGCGAATCTCGACAAGAGCATTCACATCTTCCGCAAGGAAGCGGATATGGTCGCTTTCTCGATGAAGGAAGACGAGGCGATGCATAGTCCGAAGTCAGACGCAGAAGAAGTTGTCGAAGTCCCGACCGCAAAGAGCAATAATCGCCGTGAAACGGCTTCGATGAATTCTCTTCGCCGCCGTGTGACAGGTCGCTTTACCCAGAGTTTTAATGCGATTCGCAAAGATACCCAGAAGATGGAAGGCAGCCTCGAAAATCCGTTCAAGGAAGAAAAGAGCAGCGGCGCAAAGTGGCTGTGGCTCGGACTTGGATTGGTGGCTGTTGCCGCTGTGGCTGTTGTCTTTGTGATGAATTTGCATTCATGA
- a CDS encoding NUDIX domain-containing protein, with amino-acid sequence MSNKPVEYTFSDEVLVEDRDAVLNSFLFQNWLAHAQKNFIISKIHFSSVDYRFKNHSPLFIKLTATATLPDGKPVHGIVLVRGNAVGVLVVLRCEGKPYLLLVRQPRFAISEPESLEMPAGILDWSKDYRKVALSELKEEAMIDATDDELIDLTGFYTDGKLDGHAGSCGLLDERIRLYAIERDVTPEELKRLDGRNQEYTDENEWIKTVVLPYEEAGKQFIDHKNLLAMFMYERYLSAQGRHL; translated from the coding sequence ATGTCGAATAAACCGGTGGAATACACCTTTTCGGATGAAGTCCTAGTCGAAGACCGCGATGCGGTTTTGAACAGCTTCTTGTTTCAGAATTGGCTTGCACATGCGCAAAAAAATTTCATCATTTCGAAGATCCACTTTTCTTCGGTCGATTACCGCTTTAAGAATCATTCTCCGCTGTTCATCAAGCTGACTGCGACTGCAACGCTTCCGGATGGAAAGCCTGTGCACGGGATTGTGCTTGTGCGCGGCAATGCGGTCGGCGTTCTCGTGGTGCTGCGCTGTGAAGGCAAGCCGTATTTGCTGCTTGTGCGTCAGCCGCGCTTTGCCATTTCGGAACCGGAATCTTTGGAAATGCCGGCGGGAATTCTCGACTGGTCCAAGGACTATCGCAAGGTCGCCCTTTCGGAATTGAAAGAAGAGGCGATGATCGATGCGACGGATGATGAACTGATTGACCTCACCGGGTTTTACACCGATGGAAAGCTCGACGGCCACGCCGGAAGTTGCGGACTTTTAGACGAACGCATTCGCCTGTATGCGATCGAAAGAGATGTAACGCCGGAAGAGCTCAAACGTTTGGATGGAAGAAATCAGGAATATACGGATGAAAATGAATGGATCAAGACCGTCGTTTTGCCGTATGAAGAAGCGGGCAAGCAGTTCATCGATCACAAGAATCTGCTCGCGATGTTTATGTACGAGCGCTATCTTTCAGCGCAGGGCAGGCACTTGTAA
- a CDS encoding outer membrane protein assembly factor BamD encodes MRINKHFSIFVLLAATAYSLIACVPRDGGGDRTLMCKNRFDAADKDFKEGNYGRAKEPLEEILNICIGTGYMEQAQFLIAESYFNLEEWLEARGEYGSFINNFPSSPFIETAEYRKAVAAFNIEYDIDRDETNTTLAMRDFEKFQSNYPESPLMDSVNYYINLLIERRAERDYRTARLYHKLDHPQSTVIYMKEFLDLYPKSKRRPEALNLLIESYAELDQFETARYYLENYRLTVPDSIQKRIETVEATEAYIAKLEKKFLQRIEKEKKQKLIEKQEAKEEAEAQRDVDEEDEEDEY; translated from the coding sequence ATGCGCATAAACAAACACTTCTCGATTTTTGTTCTTCTTGCTGCAACAGCCTACTCTCTGATTGCTTGCGTCCCGCGTGACGGCGGTGGTGACCGCACACTCATGTGCAAGAACCGCTTTGATGCGGCAGATAAAGACTTTAAGGAAGGCAATTACGGCCGAGCCAAGGAGCCATTAGAAGAAATCCTGAATATCTGTATCGGCACAGGCTATATGGAACAGGCCCAGTTCCTGATCGCCGAAAGCTACTTCAATCTGGAAGAATGGCTCGAAGCCCGTGGCGAATACGGCAGCTTTATCAACAACTTCCCGAGTTCCCCGTTTATCGAAACCGCAGAATACCGCAAGGCCGTTGCCGCCTTCAATATCGAATACGATATCGACCGCGACGAAACCAATACGACCCTCGCCATGCGTGACTTTGAAAAGTTCCAGTCCAATTACCCGGAATCTCCGCTGATGGACTCCGTGAACTACTACATAAACCTTTTGATCGAACGCCGCGCAGAGCGCGATTACCGCACCGCCCGTCTTTACCACAAACTCGACCATCCGCAGTCGACGGTCATTTACATGAAGGAATTCCTAGACCTCTATCCGAAAAGCAAGCGCCGCCCGGAAGCCTTGAACCTTCTCATCGAAAGCTACGCGGAACTCGACCAGTTCGAAACGGCCCGCTACTACCTGGAAAACTACCGTTTGACCGTTCCCGATAGCATCCAAAAGCGCATCGAAACCGTCGAAGCCACAGAAGCCTACATCGCAAAGCTCGAAAAGAAGTTCCTGCAACGCATCGAAAAAGAAAAAAAGCAGAAGCTGATCGAAAAGCAGGAAGCGAAGGAAGAAGCCGAAGCGCAGCGCGATGTTGACGAAGAAGATGAAGAGGACGAATATTGA
- a CDS encoding LptF/LptG family permease, which yields MILVRYVLKEHLAPFLLALFVITFLFVVDFLVTILDNVLSKGLPLSTVLEIFALNIVWMLSLSIPMAVLVACLMAFGRLSGDQEITAMKAAGISPLAMMRPVLLVGILVSELLILFNNWLLPEANHRSVELMSAVSRKKPHAFIDAGKLTTQFPGVQLWVDRIDPSTGMLYGIQIFETEGKGPPRVVLADSASMDYADHGATLMLRLKSGENHMADKDDPSGYFRIRFSSEDFAIKNVNDRLERRDRKHRSDREMPVDMMLDVIEEAKKNEARIVKESHQTLFPDLVHLREFALGDSIVPKNGKWDIQADSLRHIRALRDVAIAERTRLRLVHRTSERVTSERKRQAQYWVEVHKKFSTSVACLIFVLIGAPLGIMARKGGIGTGVIYSIAFFVLYWVCLIGGENLADRLIVSPTLAMWISNAIIGTIGILLTWKMVRDRYSGTTPLGHVKNFFGNIWKKIHRKKTSLPEENS from the coding sequence ATGATTCTTGTTCGGTATGTGTTGAAGGAACATCTAGCGCCCTTTTTGCTGGCGTTGTTTGTCATCACATTCCTATTTGTCGTGGATTTTTTGGTGACGATCCTCGATAATGTGCTTTCCAAAGGCTTGCCGCTTTCGACCGTTCTTGAAATTTTTGCCCTCAATATTGTCTGGATGCTCTCGCTTTCGATTCCGATGGCGGTGCTTGTCGCCTGTCTGATGGCTTTTGGCCGCCTTTCGGGAGACCAGGAAATCACGGCGATGAAGGCGGCTGGAATTTCGCCGCTGGCGATGATGCGACCGGTTTTGCTGGTCGGCATTTTGGTCTCGGAATTGTTGATTCTTTTTAATAACTGGCTTTTGCCCGAAGCGAACCACCGTTCCGTGGAGCTGATGAGTGCCGTTTCGCGTAAAAAACCGCACGCTTTTATCGATGCAGGAAAGCTCACGACGCAGTTCCCCGGGGTGCAGCTTTGGGTTGATCGCATTGATCCTTCGACGGGTATGCTCTACGGCATCCAGATTTTTGAAACAGAGGGCAAAGGTCCTCCCCGAGTCGTTTTGGCGGACAGCGCCTCGATGGATTACGCCGATCATGGGGCAACGCTCATGCTGCGCCTCAAAAGCGGTGAAAATCACATGGCGGACAAGGACGATCCTTCGGGATATTTCCGGATCCGTTTCTCATCGGAAGATTTCGCCATTAAGAATGTAAACGACCGCTTGGAGCGTCGAGACCGCAAACATCGCAGCGACCGCGAAATGCCTGTAGACATGATGCTTGACGTTATCGAAGAGGCGAAAAAAAACGAAGCGCGAATCGTCAAGGAATCGCATCAAACGCTCTTCCCAGATCTAGTCCATCTGCGGGAGTTCGCCTTGGGAGATTCGATTGTGCCGAAAAACGGCAAATGGGATATTCAGGCGGATTCTCTCCGCCATATCCGCGCCTTGCGCGACGTCGCCATTGCCGAACGCACTCGTTTACGCCTTGTGCATCGCACATCGGAACGCGTCACTTCTGAAAGGAAGCGCCAGGCTCAGTACTGGGTGGAAGTCCATAAAAAGTTTAGCACGAGCGTCGCTTGCCTCATTTTCGTTCTGATCGGTGCGCCGCTCGGCATTATGGCTCGCAAGGGCGGTATCGGCACGGGCGTCATCTACAGCATCGCGTTCTTCGTCTTGTACTGGGTCTGCTTGATCGGGGGCGAAAACCTCGCCGACCGCTTAATCGTATCGCCGACCCTCGCCATGTGGATTTCGAATGCGATTATCGGAACGATCGGCATCCTTCTCACGTGGAAGATGGTCCGCGACCGCTATTCGGGCACGACTCCGCTTGGACATGTGAAAAATTTCTTCGGAAATATTTGGAAAAAGATTCACCGTAAAAAGACATCTTTGCCGGAGGAAAATAGCTGA
- a CDS encoding LptF/LptG family permease, translating into MKFSRYLVWNFVKMFLLVLLGSVFMFIVIDFVGNIKTWLARDLSDAKDYYIAYMPYIVYLVSPVALFIGIVASVGNMSRHLEFTAIQQSGRSPFRALVPILFVGAAVTAISFYLDAKILPDANHRRYKIMEPMAQQRRDPRVKDKRDFVYISGDKTSWFMRMYGGANKIGRDVVLLIHRDGDLAERYDAKRLRWMMPDTVRVAHAVEEPAKTVAPRKKAEKKEKVSQDSVVKSIRQKMDSIRMEKSSASAEKVKDSILEIKPGYWRLEEGYQRVFLKDGSVQIRHFIRESLKGKTSLLPEDFLDERQRGDEMDAQTILRKIEVQKRSGENTNKLETAYFFKYSGSMMNFIVLLIGAALAHRFNRNGGLSQKFGIGILLVFSYYVIIRIGLKMGENGALSPMLGAWIGHIVFAVVAVWMLRRSFRL; encoded by the coding sequence ATGAAGTTTTCCCGGTATCTCGTCTGGAATTTTGTGAAGATGTTCCTGCTCGTGCTCTTGGGCTCGGTCTTCATGTTTATCGTGATAGACTTCGTGGGCAACATCAAAACATGGCTTGCTCGGGATCTTTCCGATGCGAAGGATTATTATATCGCCTACATGCCGTACATCGTTTACCTGGTGTCGCCTGTAGCGCTGTTTATCGGGATTGTCGCCTCGGTAGGAAACATGTCTCGTCACCTTGAATTTACGGCGATTCAGCAGTCGGGAAGAAGCCCGTTTCGCGCCTTGGTTCCGATCCTTTTTGTCGGTGCGGCCGTGACGGCGATTTCGTTCTATCTCGATGCCAAGATCCTTCCGGATGCAAACCATCGCCGTTATAAAATCATGGAACCGATGGCGCAACAGCGCAGGGATCCGCGAGTCAAGGACAAACGCGACTTTGTGTACATTTCGGGCGATAAAACGAGCTGGTTCATGCGCATGTACGGCGGCGCAAACAAGATTGGTCGCGACGTCGTTCTGTTGATCCATCGGGACGGAGATCTCGCTGAACGTTACGACGCAAAGCGTCTGCGATGGATGATGCCGGATACGGTGCGTGTGGCGCATGCTGTGGAAGAGCCTGCTAAAACCGTTGCTCCGCGGAAAAAGGCCGAAAAAAAAGAGAAGGTTTCCCAAGATTCCGTGGTGAAAAGCATTCGGCAGAAGATGGATTCCATTCGAATGGAAAAGTCTTCGGCATCGGCGGAAAAGGTGAAGGATTCCATTTTGGAAATCAAACCAGGCTATTGGCGTTTGGAAGAAGGTTACCAACGCGTCTTCCTCAAGGATGGCTCGGTGCAAATTCGCCATTTTATCCGTGAGAGCTTAAAAGGGAAAACGAGCCTTCTCCCAGAAGATTTTTTGGACGAACGCCAACGTGGCGACGAAATGGATGCTCAGACGATTCTTCGCAAGATCGAAGTGCAGAAGCGTTCTGGCGAAAATACGAACAAGCTCGAAACCGCCTACTTCTTTAAATATTCGGGATCCATGATGAATTTCATCGTGCTTTTGATTGGGGCTGCTCTTGCGCATCGTTTTAACCGAAATGGAGGCCTTTCTCAAAAGTTTGGCATCGGCATCCTGCTCGTTTTTAGTTATTATGTCATTATACGAATCGGTCTCAAGATGGGGGAAAATGGTGCGCTCTCTCCGATGCTCGGCGCTTGGATAGGACACATTGTTTTTGCGGTCGTGGCTGTTTGGATGCTTCGTCGGTCTTTCCGCTTGTGA
- a CDS encoding sensor domain-containing diguanylate cyclase — translation MSDILYVASGLLIGLAFKGGLFLFAIPGALIALVLAWLNRPSLPTSKAHTATVPVLRATRTTDATAIGRILRPAVTQTSQTLSARDTFTAFPGDGESSLDKLKGNEIWNKLERDLDPIYRSVLRSIQTLIPKTHSVLLLLKTLDGKSFAIRQFSSTAENEINMNARILDGVGIVGQLASRDVNRILEGDLLNGKSLGYYLTIPAIHSVAGVPMFNNKNQRVGALVIDSLEQNAFNANLIPILDSFASMFHMLTYKSFTSASNYREKKKFYELSAYQQKFFKTTLLKDTYKEIFEYVSQNFSADRIMILVFDNMDQEQGTVAFCRGEDERLFEGRHFSLSDKGILPLAMMQHTATERVFTGRDYVLRLNDAEPRNNSLRYLFVQPSSMTMRNASLNRPSEIAICIERRQALKFEQFEKDLLRFMVNIAYFAYQRGMQFEHEQFEIYHDALTGLLNRRTIDSKLAELNRVHQEKDVGVMMMDIDHFKHINDTYGHQAGDTILKGIAARISSVANKGENLLARYGGEEFFVAIPGATQEILKDTAEAIRVAVNSSPFDIQQGSPIPVTVSIGCYLATRSFQGEMTRAVHYADDALYSAKEGGRNRVVEYQERDFEPEDAQTENA, via the coding sequence ATGTCTGATATTTTATATGTCGCTTCCGGTTTGCTTATCGGCCTTGCTTTCAAAGGCGGACTGTTTCTTTTTGCGATTCCTGGTGCGCTGATCGCGCTGGTGCTTGCTTGGTTGAATCGTCCGAGCTTGCCGACGTCCAAGGCGCATACGGCGACCGTGCCTGTGCTGCGTGCAACGCGTACAACGGATGCAACAGCCATCGGTCGTATTCTGCGCCCGGCGGTGACCCAGACGAGTCAGACTCTTTCTGCCCGCGACACCTTTACCGCTTTTCCGGGTGACGGGGAATCTTCGCTCGACAAGCTCAAAGGCAATGAAATTTGGAATAAGCTTGAACGCGATCTGGATCCGATTTACCGCTCTGTCTTGCGTTCCATTCAAACCTTGATTCCGAAGACACACTCGGTTCTTTTGTTGCTGAAGACGTTGGACGGAAAATCTTTTGCCATTCGTCAATTCTCGTCGACTGCGGAAAATGAAATCAACATGAATGCCCGCATTTTGGATGGCGTGGGCATTGTGGGGCAGCTGGCTAGTCGCGACGTGAACCGTATTCTCGAAGGGGATTTGTTAAACGGAAAGAGTTTAGGCTATTATTTGACGATTCCCGCCATTCATTCGGTGGCAGGCGTTCCGATGTTCAATAACAAGAATCAGCGAGTGGGCGCTCTCGTCATTGACTCTCTGGAACAGAACGCATTCAATGCGAACTTGATTCCGATTCTCGACAGTTTCGCTTCGATGTTCCACATGCTCACGTATAAGAGCTTCACTTCGGCTTCGAACTACCGGGAAAAGAAGAAGTTCTACGAACTTTCCGCGTATCAGCAGAAGTTCTTCAAAACGACGCTTTTGAAGGATACCTACAAGGAAATCTTTGAATACGTCAGCCAGAACTTTAGCGCCGACCGTATTATGATTCTTGTCTTTGACAACATGGATCAGGAACAGGGTACGGTGGCATTTTGCCGTGGTGAAGACGAACGTCTTTTTGAAGGTCGTCACTTCTCGCTTTCGGACAAGGGCATTTTGCCACTTGCCATGATGCAGCATACAGCAACGGAACGCGTTTTCACGGGCCGTGATTACGTGCTGCGTTTAAACGATGCGGAACCGCGCAATAATTCGCTCCGCTATCTCTTTGTGCAGCCGAGCTCCATGACCATGCGCAATGCATCGTTAAACCGCCCTTCGGAAATCGCCATCTGTATTGAACGTCGCCAGGCGCTTAAGTTCGAACAGTTCGAAAAGGATTTGCTCCGCTTTATGGTGAACATCGCCTACTTTGCTTATCAGCGCGGTATGCAGTTTGAACATGAACAGTTCGAAATTTACCACGATGCTCTGACCGGCCTTTTGAACCGTCGAACGATTGATTCGAAGCTAGCTGAACTCAACCGAGTTCATCAGGAAAAGGACGTCGGTGTCATGATGATGGATATCGACCACTTTAAGCATATCAACGACACCTACGGTCACCAGGCAGGCGATACGATTCTCAAGGGAATTGCGGCTCGTATTTCGTCGGTGGCAAACAAGGGCGAAAATCTGCTTGCTCGCTACGGGGGTGAAGAATTCTTTGTCGCCATTCCGGGGGCGACTCAAGAAATTCTGAAGGATACAGCAGAAGCGATTCGCGTTGCCGTCAATTCTTCTCCATTTGACATTCAGCAGGGATCTCCGATTCCAGTGACGGTCAGCATTGGATGTTACCTTGCGACAAGAAGTTTCCAGGGAGAAATGACCCGCGCTGTGCATTACGCTGATGACGCTCTTTACAGCGCCAAGGAAGGCGGAAGAAACCGTGTGGTTGAATATCAGGAACGTGATTTTGAACCGGAAGATGCGCAGACGGAGAACGCATAA
- a CDS encoding sodium:solute symporter family transporter, giving the protein MFTVLDWIVLVAYILLTVGIGLWASRGSNKGFSEYMRGGGAMPWFAVGISLIATSVSATTFLGNPAEAYAADMSYLMNNIGALIAIVVVGLVFIPRIRRSKISSAYELFEVKFSPSVRRLAAFFYSLHLLLRMGILLYAPSLVLAPILEIDIHWAILVTAIVATLYTWYGGFKAVIWTDVLQFMVLFGGGIITICILAKGIGGFQEMFDLASAAGKTKFFDAINWDPSNSRNLLSAGLAYAVIEISIRGCDQQFVQRYLSCDSIKSANASSILSMVLGVFVSVVFFWVGAGLFVYYQVKGVAILPEAVKLNEVFPYFIVNVLPPGATGLVIAAIYAAAMSSLSSAINSLGNTSVKDILLIRSENVAALSKAKKWTILWAILSTLCAFIAADMQSSLLSNALFFTGLFTGPLLALFLLAFFTDKLSARAVVLGVICGMASILLFNKIPVFPSYVPPFGGVFNFFWNPLISCVATLVMANLLRFVFPQRAEVSAEEKV; this is encoded by the coding sequence ATGTTCACCGTCCTCGATTGGATCGTTCTTGTTGCCTATATTCTTTTGACTGTTGGTATTGGTCTTTGGGCTTCGCGTGGAAGCAACAAAGGCTTTAGCGAATACATGCGCGGCGGCGGTGCGATGCCGTGGTTTGCGGTGGGCATTAGCTTAATAGCCACTTCGGTGAGCGCAACTACATTCCTCGGAAATCCGGCAGAAGCTTATGCGGCGGACATGAGCTATCTCATGAATAACATCGGCGCTTTGATTGCGATTGTTGTGGTGGGACTTGTGTTTATCCCGCGCATTCGCCGTTCCAAGATTTCGAGCGCATACGAACTTTTTGAAGTGAAGTTTTCTCCGTCTGTCCGTCGTTTGGCGGCTTTTTTTTACAGCCTGCATTTGCTGTTGCGCATGGGTATTTTGCTATATGCGCCGTCTCTTGTGCTCGCTCCGATTTTGGAAATTGACATCCATTGGGCAATTCTCGTGACGGCCATAGTGGCTACGCTTTATACGTGGTACGGAGGATTCAAAGCGGTTATTTGGACAGATGTTTTGCAGTTCATGGTGCTTTTTGGCGGTGGAATTATTACCATTTGCATCTTGGCGAAGGGCATAGGTGGTTTTCAGGAAATGTTCGACTTGGCTTCGGCGGCGGGTAAAACGAAGTTCTTTGATGCAATCAACTGGGATCCGTCCAATTCGCGGAATCTGCTTTCGGCGGGCCTCGCCTATGCGGTTATTGAAATTTCGATTCGCGGTTGCGACCAGCAGTTCGTGCAGCGTTATTTGAGTTGCGATTCGATCAAGTCGGCGAATGCTTCGAGTATTTTGAGCATGGTGCTCGGCGTATTTGTTTCGGTCGTGTTCTTTTGGGTGGGAGCGGGCTTGTTCGTTTATTACCAGGTGAAGGGGGTTGCGATCCTTCCGGAAGCGGTCAAGCTGAATGAAGTTTTTCCGTATTTTATTGTGAATGTGCTTCCGCCGGGGGCGACTGGCCTTGTGATTGCTGCAATTTATGCGGCTGCGATGAGCAGTCTTTCGAGTGCAATCAATTCTTTAGGCAACACGTCGGTCAAGGATATTTTGCTCATCCGTTCCGAAAATGTGGCGGCGCTTTCCAAAGCGAAAAAGTGGACAATCCTTTGGGCGATTCTCAGCACGCTTTGCGCCTTTATTGCGGCGGATATGCAGAGTTCCTTGCTCTCGAATGCGCTCTTCTTTACAGGTCTTTTTACAGGACCTCTCCTGGCTCTGTTCCTGTTGGCGTTCTTTACAGATAAATTAAGTGCGCGTGCCGTTGTGCTGGGCGTGATTTGCGGCATGGCGTCTATTTTGCTCTTTAACAAGATACCGGTGTTTCCGTCTTATGTTCCGCCGTTTGGTGGAGTCTTTAACTTCTTCTGGAACCCGTTGATTTCTTGCGTTGCAACGCTTGTAATGGCGAACTTGCTTCGCTTTGTATTCCCCCAACGTGCAGAAGTTTCTGCGGAGGAAAAAGTTTGA